GAGTTGTTATCTTGCTGAAGCCTGTAACAATGAGTGGATCATTGATACAGATGCTTCTCACCACACGAATGATAACTTTGGTATACTGAAAGAGATTAAGGAATGCAAAACTGGATCCAAGATAAACTTACCAACTGGCCATACCTCCAACATTTCCCACACAGGCCATGTTAAATTGTCAAATGAACTAGAACTGGCCAATGTTCTTTATGTCCCAACCTTCAAACACAATCTGCTGTTTGTGAAGAAATCGGCACAAGACTTGAATTGTTAAGTGATATTCCATTCATCCTTCTGTGTCATACATCAAAGATGAAGGGTGTAGGGAAGACTGTAAATGGGTTGTATTACCTTCTCAATGAATCTATTGATGAAGTGATCAATCACCTAAAGGTTCAAGCTCTTGAGAAATTACATGGAAAGAAAGAAAGACATGGGGGAAAGGCAATGAATAGTCAGCTTCAAATACCTGCAGTGATCAGCAATATAACTCCAGTCAATGCTGTAACCTTGTGGCACCAAAGGCTTGGCCATGGTTCTCTAACTAGAATAAGCAAAATATCTGGGCTTATAGGGTTGATAGAAACCAACTCTGACATCTGTGTAACCTATCCAATTGCCAAGTTTACAAAGATGTCATACAAGAAAAATACCTCAAGAGCCAAATGTGCATTTGATTTGGTGCACATTGATACATGGAGACCCTACAGAGTCAACACAAGGGGCAATCACAGATTTTTCCTAACTGTGGTTGATGATTATTAAAGAAAAACATGGGTTCATCCTCTCAAGTTGAAATCTGATTCATATGAGGCAATCAAAGCCTTCGTCCACATGGTCAAAAACTAGTACAATACCTCTGTCAAGAATAGCAGGTCTGACAATTCCCTGGAGTTTGATAGGCATTGCAGACCATTCTTTGCTGATATGGGGATCACTCACCAAACATCATGTGTGGACAGACCACAACAAAATGGCAGAGTTGAAATGGCTAGAGCAATCAGATTCCAAGTTGATCTTCCCCTCCAGTTCTGGGGTGATTGTGTGCTTACTGCTGTTCACATCACCAACAGATTGCATGTTCCAATCCTCAATGATAAATCTCCATATGAGGTACTCCATCAGTCCTTACCCTCTTATGATCATATAAAGAATTTTGGTTGCCTTGCAATGGCTTCTAACCCTAACAGAACAACTGATAGATTTGCAATGAGGGGTGTTCCATGTGTCTTCATTGGCTATCCCAGATACCAGACAAGTTACAAGCTTCTTAACCTACTCGACAATGAAGTGTTTGTCACAAGAGATGCGAAGTTCTATGAACACATCCTTCCTTACCAAGTATTCAAACCTAACTCTTCCACTTCCACCTTAACTCAAAACACCACTGATGAATCTCATCCTTGGATAGATCTTGAAGCCACCTTAGAGCCTCAGATTGTTGATCATGAACACCCTGAACCAAACAATACCCAACCTGAACGAGAGCCTCAATTTCATCTTGTTGTTCCTCAACCTATCAACCCTTCCCCTCCACCACAAAGAAAATTAACCAGACCCTCAAAACCACCAGGCTGGTTAAGTGACTACTACACTAACCTAGCCGCACTAAACCCACCAGAAAAAATGAGGTCAGTCATTACCACTAcccccactctcaaattctcttGTTTTATGACCCACATGCATCTCAAATCTGCTCCAAAGCCCAAATCCAATAAACCAACTCACATTGAACTTGCCATCAAAGATCCGAAATGCGTAGCTGCCATGAATGAAGAACTAGATGCCCTTGAAATTAACCACACATGGGACATTAATGATTTAACTCTAGGAAAAAAGGCTATTGGAAACAAATGGTTGTACAGAAAAAAATTCAACTCTGATGCTGCCTTGAAAGACACAAATCTAGACTTGTAGTACTTGGACATAGACAAAGATATGGCATAGACTATGATCAAACCTTTTCTCCTGTAGCAAAACTAGCCACTGTCTGATCCATACTTGTTGTTGCTTCTTTAGAAAACTGGATTTTGCACCAAATGGATGCAAAGAATGCCTTTTTTACATGGTGATTTGCAGGAAAATGTCTACATGAAGCTTCCCTTGGGATACACCGGCATTGGTGATAGGTTGAAGGTATCCTGTTAAAttaatcctaatccaaacaaagTGTGCAAACTAAAGAAATTCCTCTATGGTCTCAAACGGGATCCCAGACAGTGGTTTGCCAAACTTAGTTCAGCCCTAAAGAGGAATATTTTTGTGCAATCCAAGGTAAACTACTCTCTCTTCACTAAACAAAGTCATGGCTCCTTCACTGCTATCCTTGTCTATTTAGATGACTTGGTACTCAATGGAAAAAACATGGACTCCATAATTGAAGCAAAGAATTTTCTCTCCTCTCAATTTCATATGAAAGACATGGGAGAGTTGAGATACTTCCTGCGTATAGAAGTTGACAAACCCAAGGAAGGTATCTTTATCTCTCAGAAGAAGTATGTGGTGGATCTTCTTACTGAATATGGTCTTCAAGGGTGTAAACCTCTAAAGCTGCCTATGGAAATCCATGCATCCCTCACTCCAGAAGCTGGTGATCCTCTCCCTCATCTTGAACCATATCAGAAATTGGTAGGCAAGCTCATCTACCTAACAATCACTAGACCATACATTGCCTTCACAGTCCATGTTCTTAGCAAGTTCATGCACTCTCCTACTTCAGTTTACCTACAAGCAGCCAAAAGGGTACTGAGGTATCTCTCACCTTCTCCTCATCAAGGAATACTTCTGGCAAACACATCTGCTGCCACTCTCACTGCATATTATGACAGCGATTGGGCTGGGTGCCCCTCTACAAGGATATCTTCCTCTGGTTTCTGCATTCTCCTTGGCCAATCTCCTATCTCTTGGAAATCTAAAAGGCAGTATGTGGTGTCCAGACCCTCTGCAGAAGCAGAATACATGTCAATGGCTATCACTGTGTGTGAGGTTATGTGGTTAAAATAACTCCTCAAAGATCTTGGTCTAAAAAATGTTGGCACTACTAGCCAGTGGTGGAACCAGAAATAAtacatggggggggggggggggggggaattttaacatataatttttataacattgaaaaacaaaaataaataagaaaagtaAGTATAAAATTGAGGGAGCTAAGAATCGAACCTTGTACCTCCTTGCACCTCCaatttttaaggaaaataacCACTTGAGGTACACTAAACATGTGCTTTTATAGTGCATATTTAATACTTGAACATAtcattggggggggggggggcatggCCCCCGCCAGCCCCCTAATTCCGCCCCTGCTACTAGCTCTTGTATTATGTGACAACCAGGTTGCTCTAGCAATTGCTGCAAATCCAGTCCACCACGAGAGAACTAAACATGTGGACAAAGACTGTCACTTCATCAGGGACAAAACTGCAGATGGTGTTATCCTTCCAGCCTATGTTTCCACTAGTCAACAACTAGTTGATGTCTTCACAAAGCTTCTCAGCTCTCATCACACAGAAGCACCTTCTTTCCAAGCTGGGAGTGTGCTCTTCATCATCACTCTCAGCTTGAGGGGGGAGTGTTAAGAAAAGAAGGAAGAAATGCAAGTCAACCCACTCAAGCAAGCCCAAATCAAATATTTAGCAAACTGAAATATTTCCTAAAATACTCTACtacttcttttttgttttcatgCCAATTATGGCAATGATGTTTTGTTGTTTTCAAAGTTGATTTAGGACAGCTGCAATGTAGGGTTGGTAAAGGTGATTGCCACCAACTTTAGGACTGCAGTCCGCCGCTATATAAAGGCATGTAATTCTCATTTAGAGCAACAACAAAAGTATGAATGAATGAAAATGGATGGCTTGCAACAATACAGTGAGATCACTAATTCTGTAGcatgaaaaattgaaaatcaaagACTAAATGTCTTCAACTACATACTACCATTAGTTTTGTCGAACCTCGTCAACATTAGAAAAAAACATATTTAATACTTATATgacacaaatattttgaaatgCATGTTCTATCAGGAACATGATGCGCAACACACTCTCGAAGTCTCGAGTAGTCCATTGTATGAATTAAGAGTTGATGTTGGGTTTGGTTGGAATTTGGTAAACCTACGATTTTGAAGCACAACACCACAAACACACTTCACAAAAGCCCACAAAACAAGCTTTGTTACTCGATAAGTCGATAACTCAAAGAGAGAAAACACCAAGCAAATGTTGAAAACGAACCAAAAACCCCAATAGAACCCTCAATCCTCTCTACCACCGATGGCAACCTTCGGTGCGGCAAGGTCATTCCTCCGCTCCACAACCACCGCTAGATCCGCCGTCCCACGATTCGCAGCCGCTTCCAAACCAAAATCCAACACATTTTCTCCCTCCTTCAACCTTCCGAAGCAAAAGAATCTTTCTGCCCCTCGCATTTTCAGGTTACAAAACCTGCATTTGATTCCCTTAATTTATTTAGTCTTGAAATACCCAGAAAATTAGTTAATTTAACTGCATTAGTTCAATTGATTCTATGTTTTGTAATCTGGGGTTGTTTGTAATTAGGTCTCCCGTTGAATTGAGCTGCTGTGTTGAATCGTTGCTGCCGTATCACACGGCCACCGCCTCTGCGTTGCTTACGTCCATGCTCTCCGTCGCGTGCCGTTCCGGTTGGACTCCTGAAGGtattctttctctctccacctGCTCATTTTACTCTTTATTTTGAATTTCTGTGCAATTTTATGACAATGTTTTGATGAACTATGCTGATTTTAAGTTTAGAAGGACAGTGATGTACGACGTATGAAGATTAAGCTTTAAATTAACCTAAACAAGTACTCCTTTAGCCCACATTTACAGAACCATTTATTGAGTTCAACATTGCAATCTTTGCTTTATTCATGTATGTGAtaatttatgaattattgggGTATTTATTCTTTTATGAACTATCGGGTTAATGCCCGACTGCCCGAGTGATGGAACTAACAAATTATGCTGAGGAGTAAACAATTTACAATCCCTAATCTTCAGGTTCCTTATACTGGAATACTTAGGCGTGTGGAGATGTTTCTGAATTATATTTGAGACCAAAATGTAGGATGAATTGCAGCATTTGAAGACTGGCATTATGATTTTTTGCAAAGGCTAATGATGGATAGTGCTTTTGCTTCTTTGACATGTAGTTAGGGTCTGGAGATAGTACGATTATAGAGTAATTAGATTGTGTTAAGTGATTGGATCACTGAGTTCTTGTCATAACCATGGAATTATTAGCTCTCTGTGTTGTTTTGTATTATATGTTCGCTATACTTGTGTTCTTGAATTAGTGTTTCAGAGGAATATGGGCTTTGCGTTGTGATGCTTGAGCTTAAGTTCCCTCATATAACTGCCAGTTAGTTATGATAGTCACCCATGTTTTCACTTATGATGATAGAACTTATTTTGTCGTAAACAACTTTGGCGTTACTCTCAACAGATTAACTAGGTCTTGTTTGATTCAATATATATGATCATACTTTAGTTTTTTTATAGCTTTTACTTATGTAGGTCACCTTCGTTCTACCATCTTTCTCTAAAGGAACCATACCCTCTTTCCTCTTGTAGGGAAAGACAAGACTAGATGAAGGGCAAGCTAGCACTGATGGAGAGACTCGgatttttgggttgaattttgtgAGTTTGGTCCTTCTAAATTAGTGGAGTGAGATAATTTGTTATAGACTGAGAAGATGAATCACTAAAGTATACGAATTGATCTCAAATGGCAATTATCAAATTTTCCTTGTTTAAAACTGTGTCATGTAAAGATGTAGGTCAGGTCTTAATGATGTGGGTGTTCTTTAATAATTCAGTTACCTTTCTGTTCACAATGATTATATCTGATTCCTTCAAATAGGTGTTTCGAAccttaaatataaaaaatagaTCATTATATCGCTTGCATGAAATGTGGTTTATCTTCTAGCTAACTACATTCATGTGTATGGTACATTGAAACTAATGGATAAGTGAGATTTTGAGGTTTGCAATCGGGATCTCCGCTCACATCATCTTACATGAACAACACTACATTCATTAACAACTTACAAGgagataaaataaattttacttTCCTGTAGGTAGTTTTAGCATGTCAATACTCCAATGCTGGCTCCAAACATATGTCAACTTGAACTTGTTGATTGTTAATCTTTATTGCAATATGATATAAGAGTCACACTAATACGTCATATGCATTCAGATTGCAATGATGATGTATGATGCATATCAGACGGTCGTGCAAAGTATAATGAACTTGGGATTTGTGCATTGGTGATATGCTAAGGGTTTTCAAAGACATTCGGAGAAGCCAGAGCTATTTCATCCTTGTTATCATCTTAAACTATAAACtagatggttcttgattcaaTCGTTAGTTTTGGAATATGTATCTCAGACTCTATTGCGCCCCCTTGTTAAAATTCAATCATTTCATTGTCCTTTGGTTATTGACTTATTGTGCTATTCTCTTATAGTACCAATATGCAGTTCTTCTGTTATGATTTCTGTGGCCTTAGTTATCTTTCTGTGGCCTTCTGTTATATATCTTGCTAGGGCCTTGGCTATTCGGATGATGACTATCTAAAATAGCGAACTTCCTGTAACTTGACAGAAATTATCAGTTTATTACAAGCTATTCTTCCTATATTACAGAGTATTTTCCTCTGGTATCCATACCAACTTAGGAATGAGTCTGAGCTATTAGATGTGGCCAACACATAAGATATGTTTTTGACCGTTGAggattatttgttttttcacaAGCAGATATGTGTTGAGCTGAATCGATCTGATCTGTCTTCTGTAAATATTGGTTTTCGTTTTATCAGGGCACATCCAAAGAATAAGTACCTCTTTCCCGGTATATTGATGGGGCAAGGCAATAAAGCTTGCTTAAACAGGAATTGGAAGGCCTGGCTGGAACTTAGGAACTCTTGAACTCTGTATTCATATATGCATAAAATTATCCAAGAAGCCAGTGGTACTGCCTTTCTGTGAGGATATTGCCAAATAAAGAGAAGTTGAGTAAGATTTACTAATGATGAGGATTTTCTAGTCACCTGTAGCTTAGATTTATGGTTGTGTAGGATTGTGTTCTAGGTCGAGGGAAATAGAAAAATGGAATTGCAATTGTCAATTGACACCAGTCATTGAGGTATATGCAGGATTCTACAGTTTTAGATGATTTTTTAGGAGAACAAAATGGTCTAACAGATATGAGATGACACAGGACGTAGAATGCTTCCCTTCCCCCCCATCGATTACGGATATCTCGTGCGTTAAGGACAGATTTTGTTGCGTAAATCTGCTGACACGGTGGAGGTTAGAATGAATTCTTAATAAGAATATACTTTAAATACACTCTTATTATGGAAAATTTTGGTGCAAAAGCAGTAGGAAACCATAAGTGGTATCTTCTTAGCTAGCATCTGTGTGTGTTGAGGTTTTCAAAGCATGCAAGGTTCACTTGGGACGTGTTTATTTCATGCATGCCTGGTAGATAGATTTTGCTGGATGTTATTGTCAATCTTAAGTTCGTTCCAGGATTAGTACCTAAAACTCTACTGTAAGAACTGGAATCGTCGTGGCcatgtttttcttttatttgtcTGAGCTTATTAGAATATATCATTTTCCCTTGAAATTTGACTTGGGCTTTCCTCTGTCTAGGGCCCTGATCACCTCACTTCTCTTGGCTTGTTCTGGATGTTAATCTTGTCAATCTGATTGCTGGTGTTAGCAATAGAATTGTTAAATAACTTCTATTACATTGTAGTCCCCTTTACTTTTTGGACCATGtaagtaagttttttttttctttcattgTAGATGGATGATATTTGTGTTGGCATGGCGGTGATTGGCCATAATTTTCTTTGGATTGTGATTTGGACTTTGTATACCAGCTACTAGAGGTATTTCATTCAGTGAAATACTAGTAAAGTTGCCGAAGTTGTATAATTTTCAGTGGGTTAACTCCATCTGATCTGTTACTTCACTACGAACTTTCTGTCCGAGTCGATATGAATGGAAATGTTGCTGAATATGTTTCCCTGGTTCTGATTTGATTTTATTCGTTAATGTTATAGCGCATTGCATACTGAGGTCTGAGGCCTGTACTTTACACATTTTATTGATGAATAGGAGGACATTGAACTATATAATATTTTTCTGGTTGTTGAAGATTCCGAGGGGTAAAATTGCAATCTAACTAAGATCAAGCATGTGTGAAGCTGATCTCTGTTGATCTTTTTCTAGTTAGAAAATTATATACATCTAGTGGAGGTTACATGTTTATTTACTCCAGGAAACTGTGAATTGACTGATAGGGCTGTGGATTGACTGATTGGGTTGTTGATTGACTGATAGGGTTAATTCCTGGCCGTCTTGGGTTTGTTTTCTTGTAGTCACCTGATATAGTGCCTTCATTTGAACCAAAGTGCTAAGAACCATACACAACTTAGCCAAACCCTAATcccaaataagaaaataaaatttcttGACCACCCTCATAGATCTTCTTCTTCAGTCTTTCATCTCCTAGAATCACCTTTGCTTCCCTTTTTCTGTTTATCTTTTGACTTAGGTTTGAGATCTCAAATGGGAAAGCAAGTTTGTTAATCTAAAAATAAATTGTTATTAAGTCGGTGGATTTCGACCTGAAATTCCGTCTCTCTTTAGCTTAGATTTGTGTCGCCGGACATCAGAAACGTCCTC
This Spinacia oleracea cultivar Varoflay chromosome 6, BTI_SOV_V1, whole genome shotgun sequence DNA region includes the following protein-coding sequences:
- the LOC110804716 gene encoding protein NUCLEAR FUSION DEFECTIVE 6, mitochondrial-like isoform X4; this encodes MATFGAARSFLRSTTTARSAVPRFAAASKPKSNTFSPSFNLPKQKNLSAPRIFRSPVELSCCVESLLPYHTATASALLTSMLSVACRSGWTPEGP
- the LOC110804716 gene encoding protein NUCLEAR FUSION DEFECTIVE 6, mitochondrial-like isoform X3, translating into MATFGAARSFLRSTTTARSAVPRFAAASKPKSNTFSPSFNLPKQKNLSAPRIFRSPVELSCCVESLLPYHTATASALLTSMLSVACRSGWTPEDG
- the LOC110804716 gene encoding protein NUCLEAR FUSION DEFECTIVE 6, mitochondrial-like isoform X2 — encoded protein: MATFGAARSFLRSTTTARSAVPRFAAASKPKSNTFSPSFNLPKQKNLSAPRIFRSPVELSCCVESLLPYHTATASALLTSMLSVACRSGWTPEDCNDDV
- the LOC110804716 gene encoding protein NUCLEAR FUSION DEFECTIVE 6, mitochondrial-like isoform X1, which encodes MATFGAARSFLRSTTTARSAVPRFAAASKPKSNTFSPSFNLPKQKNLSAPRIFRSPVELSCCVESLLPYHTATASALLTSMLSVACRSGWTPEGHIQRISTSFPVY